The proteins below are encoded in one region of Scomber japonicus isolate fScoJap1 chromosome 24, fScoJap1.pri, whole genome shotgun sequence:
- the LOC128354148 gene encoding gap junction gamma-1 protein-like, producing MSWSFLTRLLDEISNHSTFVGKIWLTVLIIFRIVLTAVGGETIYYDEQSKFVCNTQQPGCENVCYDAFAPLSHVRFWIFQVIMITTPTIMYLGFAMHKIARMDDNEYRPVRNKKKRMPIVSRGAVRDYEEAEDNGEEDPMIAEEIEPDKPDKADKTPEKKHDGRRRILRDGLMKVYACQLMWRSAFEVAFLFGQYILYGFEVIPSYVCTRSPCPHTVDCFVSRPTEKTIFLLVMYVVSFLCLLLTILEILHLGIGGIRDTFRRRATLRPRPPPPSSARSIPTAPPGYHATMKKEKLKGELRDLPMGDSGRESFGDEGHSTRDLERLRRHLKLAQQHLDLAYQGDEGSPSRSSSPEVNTGAQTAAEQNRLNFAQEKQGEASEKGI from the exons ATGAGTTGGAGCTTCCTAACCCGTCTGCTGGATGAGATCTCCAACCACTCCACCTTCGTGGGGAAGATCTGGCTGACGGTGCTCATCATCTTCCGCATCGTGCTGACGGCCGTTGGCGGTGAGACCATCTACTATGATGAACAGAGTAAATTTGTCTGCAACACGCAACAGCCTGGATGTGAGAACGTGTGCTATGATGCGTTTGCCCCACTCTCACACGTCCGATTCTGGATCTTCCAG GTAATCATGATCACCACCCCCACCATTATGTATCTGGGCTTTGCCATGCACAAGATCGCTCGCATGGATGACAACGAGTACCGGCCAGtcagaaacaagaagaagaggatgcCCATCGTCAGCCGTGGGGCTGTTCGGGACTACGAGGAAGCAGAGGACAATGGCGAGGAAGACCCCATGATTGCTGAAGAGATTGAACCAGACAAGCCAGACAAAGCAGACAAAA CTCCAGAGAAAAAGCACGATGGTCGTCGGCGGATTCTGCGAGACGGCCTGATGAAAGTCTACGCATGCCAGCTGATGTGGCGCTCTGCCTTTGAGGTTGCCTTCCTTTTTGGCCAGTACATACTCTATGGCTTTGAGGTGATACCCTCCTACGTGTGCACTCGCTCGCCGTGCCCACACACAGTGGACTGCTTCGTGTCCCGACCCACAGAGAAGACCATCTTCCTGCTGGTCATGTACGTTGTGTCTTTCCTGTGCCTGCTCCTCACCATCCTAGAGATCCTCCATTTGGGGATCGGTGGCATTCGAGACACCTTTCGCAGGCGAGCCACCCTCAGGCCACGTCCCCCGCCACCGTCCTCCGCACGCTCCATCCCTACAGCTCCACCAGGGTACCACGCCACCATGAAGAAAGAGAAGCTGAAAGGAGAGCTGAGGGACTTGCCGATGGGCGACTCCGGGAGGGAAAGTTTTGGGGATGAGGGGCACTCGACCAGGGACCTGGAGAGGTTGAGGAGGCACCTGAAGCTGGCCCAGCAGCACTTGGACCTGGCTTACCAGGGAGATGAAGGAAGCCCTTCACGAAGCAGCAGCCCAGAGGTCAACACGGGTGCACAGACGGCTGCAGAGCAGAACCGCCTCAACTTTGCCCAGGAAAAGCAAGGAGAGGCAAGCGAAAAAGGTATTTAA
- the stk11ip gene encoding serine/threonine-protein kinase 11-interacting protein isoform X2 has translation MDVSPSGQSSLVYSLATLLRNDGDLVLDGSSTLTLQAASLQQLNRLFEQYLLSRSQQHGFLALPSHPADTTSLLHLQFLFDVLQKTISLKLINPPGVRLQSVLKIFPFKSLKCLELKRVPPHCLEGLRGVYSQLEVFSCSKSLSSLEELLSLCGGDLSSALPWLELHTLNFSYNSIVCLDQSLSLLNVLKFLDLSHNKIQECAEFLKPLSELEHLNLGYNCLQRVPTLGLSARAKLLTLILRNNELETINGVEQLSSLQHLDLAYNLLLEHSQLAPLSLLHCLNTLNLEGNPLYFQKTHRTCTVRHLSPKAVNLRLKLDGIQLSSSELSVLPKPGQMIVQPQIAPPVSLPPERSNQEVSSGAGELSDSMSVGEVGVSHIRKKKTRSKVRVRRASISEPSDTDYEPRPVSSTQAIVLPHQAEIERMSSFREQLGEDWLRFQHHLDGASPSTITTVVSTNQPNPQPQTLPNGLGTSTRPSDITEDVLEDLPRPLLSSEQRAEADSVDAEPETESTLRCPLQSTLEESTLMSQGVVGSPGPSPDSQRSARAQSGDLKEEEEEEDLGVDLCRPLVVGVLSDKEEEDNEGQGESRKKRRKRREVFLCVKLGLLLEVDMQSGQERCRLELDSLAGVETTEAAWTRGETEEMLPAVELQFDYISREKRRRSYVLLDDDPQQALQALTDVLSHVTEENRRRDSELRPSCVRLQCLRCRSEFSAQSEGSEEEQGGRGRGRGAAILPEGEEESTEYDDSSKGNANICPECGSDHVVQLAGQAAPCCSTPIRCSSRPDSEDDRLDITQSTRSANKEDYTDASISSSPILESAITTEDPTFVTAQGSSFFIKEGQSDTCSLSYNTDCQSKEDLAGSYHYSALDGTPPEVQSQPAERASPNDDLDLLSEDYEAVDHRLKLFLDVEVFEEEEEFHSFLKMSAVNFGEPWEVPSLLVVSDQRLYFLEMTSETQGQLSDWLQKKDSHPIMELSYLEVGLGSQSIHMEFGDGGVAYTLLVRDSLRCKRFFGLLTGIVREMAHKSDSKLKSISTTRLNPQHHLWPLVCEDIQADVEDGQLQFFYILAFVLQEDIWTPLTVLATRETLYLLKEDHQWRKSSNDTEAGEQKEPSSGSFTVLETLPISCVSSINLWPSDQCRMDVKLYDETVKQEKTWCVRSESSELLQGLLAWVRAQWEAMFGVKLHTSLQDKEA, from the exons ATGGATGTATCTCCCAGTGGCCAGTCCTCCCTTGTCTACAGCTTGGCCACACTCCTCCGAAATGATG GCGACTTAGTGCTGGATGGCAGCAGCACACTGACCCTGCAGGCCGCCAGCTTGCAGCAGCTGAACAGGCTGTTTGAACAGTACCTGCTGTCCAGGAGCCAGCAGCACGGCTTTCTGGCTCTGCCCTCCCACCCTGCCGACACCACCTCCCTGCTGCATCTACAATTCCTGTTCGATGTCCTGCAGAAGACCATCTCCCTCAAG CTCATCAACCCGCCCGGCGTGAGACTTCAGTCTGTGCTGAAAATCTTCCCCTTCAAGTCTCTTAAGTGTTTAGAG CTAAAGCGTGTCCCCCCGCACTGTCTAGAGGGACTTAGAGGAGTTTACTCCCAGCTGGAGGTCTTCAGCTGCTCAAAGAGTCTCAGCTCCCTGGAG GAGCTGCTCTCCCTGTGCGGCGGTGATCTCAGCTCTGCACTGCCTTGGCTGGAACTGCACACGCTCAACTTCAGCTACAACTCCATTGTCTGCCTTGACCAGTCACTA AGTTTACTGAACGTCTTGAAGTTTTTGGATTTAAGCCATAACAAGATTCAGGAGTGCGCGGAATTTCTAAAG CCCCTGAGTGAACTGGAACACTTAAATCTTGGCTATAACTGCCTGCAGAGGGTGCCAACGCTGGGCCTGAGTGCCAGAGCCAAACTGCTCACACTCATCCTCAGGAACAATGAACTAGAGACTATAAATG GAGTGGAGCAGTTGTCTTCACTCCAGCACTTAGACCTAGCCTATAATCTTCTGTTGGAGCATTCCCAGCTGGCACCTCTCTCCCTGCTGCACTGCCTCAATACA CTTAACCTGGAGGGAAACCCACTGTACTTCCAGAAAACTCACCGCACGTGTACCGTCCGTCATCTCTCCCCAAAGGCTGTCAACCTCAGG cTCAAACTTGATGGCATCCAGCTGTCCTCATCAGAGTTATCA GTTTTGCCAAAGCCAGGACAGATGATTGTCCAGCCACAGATTGCTCCCCCAGTTTCCCTACCTCCCGAACGGAGTAACCAGGAGGTGTCCAGTGGAGCTGGGGAGCTGAGTGACAGTATGTCGGTTGGGGAGGTGGGAGTCTCACACATTCGCAAGAAGAAAACCAGG agTAAAGTTAGAGTACGGCGAGCCAGCATCTCTGAGCCCAGTGATACAGATTACGAGCCCAGACCAGTGTCCTCCACACAGG CCATCGTCCTTCCCCACCAAGCAGAGATTGAACGCATGTCCAGCTTCAGAGAGCAGCTGGGTGAGGACTGGCTGCGGTTCCAGCATCATCTAGATGGAGCGTCCCCCTCTACCATCACCACAGTTGTTAGCACCAACCAGCCCAATCCTCAACCCCAAACCCTCCCCAACGGCCTCGGCACCAGCACACGTCCATCAGACATCACAGAGGACGTCCTGGAAGATCTCCCTCGACCTCTTCTCTCCTCCGAGCAAAGGGCGGAGGCTGACAGTGTGGATGCAGAACCAGAAACAGAGTCCACTCTACGGTGTCCTTTACAGTCCACCTTGGAGGAAAGCACGCTGATGAGCCAGGGAGTGGTCGGCTCTCCTGGGCCGAGTCCAGACTCCCAGAGGTCGGCTAGAGCACAGAGTGGAGActtaaaggaggaagaagaagaggaggatctGGGAG TGGACCTGTGTCGTCCCCTTGTTGTCGGCGTCTTATCCGAcaaagaagaggaagacaacGAAGGCCAGGGCGAGtcgaggaaaaagagaaggaagaggagggaggtgtTCCTGTGTGTCAAACTGGGCCTGTTGCTGGAGGTGGACATGCAGAGCGGCCAGGAGAGATGCCGACTGGAGCTGGACAGCTTGGCTGGGGTGGAGACCACAGAGGCCGCCTGGACCCGAGGG GAGACTGAAGAGATGCTTCCAGCTGTGGAGCTTCAGTTCGATTACATCAgcagggagaagaggaggagaagctaTGTGCTGCTGGATGATGACCCACAGCAGGCTCTTCAG GCTCTGACCGACGTACTGTCTCATGTGACGGAGGAAAACCGGCGGCGTGACTCCGAGCTCCGTCCCAGCTGTGTTCGCCTGCAGTGCCTCCGCTGCAGGTCAGAGTTCAGCGCTCAGAGTGAAGGAAGtgaagaggagcagggagggaggggcagAGGTAGAGGGGCTGCCATTCTGccagagggtgaggaggagtcAACTGAGTATGATGACAGCAGCAAAG GAAACGCCAACATTTGTCCAGAGTGTGGTAGTGACCATGTTGTCCAGCTGGCTGGCCAAGCAGCTCCCTGCTGCAGCACACCGATCCGCTGTTCATCAAGGCCAGACAGTGAGGACGACCGCCTTGATATAACCCAGAGCACTCGTAGTGCCAATAAG GAGGATTACACAGATGCCAGTATTAGTAGCAGTCCTATTCTGGAATCTGCCATCACTACAGAAGATCCCACCTTTGTTACGGCTCAGGGAAGCTCCTTCTTCATCAAGGAGGGTCAAAGCGATACCTGCAGTCTTTCTTACAACACAGACTGCCAAAGTAAAGAGGATCTGGCTGGGAGTTACCACTACTCCGCCCTCGATGGTACACCACCTGAAGTCCAGTCCCAACCTGCAGAAAGAGCCTCCCCGAATG ATGATTTGGACCTGCTGTCTGAGGACTACGAGGCGGTGGACCATCGCCTGAAGCTTTTCCTGGACGTGGAGGTCTtcgaagaggaagaggagtttCATTCTTTTCTTAAG ATGTCAGCTGTCAACTTTGGGGAGCCGTGGGAGGTTCCCTCTCTGTTGGTGGTGTCAGACCAGCGATTGTATTTCCTGGAGATGACCTCAGAAACCCA AGGtcagctctctgattggctgcagaAGAAAGACAGCCACCCAATCATGGAACTGAGCTACCTGGAGGTGGGTCTGGGCTCTCAGAGCATCCACATGGAGTTTGGAGATGGGGGCGTGGCCTACACCCTCCTTGTGAGGGACAGTTTACGCTGCAAACGCTTCTTTGGCCTCTTGACag GAATCGTGCGTGAGATGGCTCACAAGTCAGACAGCAAGCTGAAATCCATCTCCACGACGAGACTCAACCCTCAGCACCACCTCTG GCCTCTGGTGTGCGAAGACATTCAGGCAGATGTGGAGGACGGCCAGCTGCAGTTTTTCTACATTCTGGCGTTCGTCCTGCAAG AGGACATTTGGACGCCTTTGACAGTCCTGGCAACCAGAGAAACGCTGTATCTGCTCAAAGAGGACCACCAGTGGAGGAAGAGTTCCAACGACACAGAGGCTGGTGAGCAAAAAGAGCCGAGCAGCGGGAGCTTCACCGTGTTGGAAACGCTGCCGATCAGCTGCGTGAGCTCCATCAACCTGTGGCCTTCAGATCAGTGCAGGATGGATGTCAAGCTTTATGATGAG ACTGTGAAACAGGAGAAAACTTGGTGTGTGCGCTCGGAGAGCAGCGAGCTCCTCCAGGGTCTTCTGGCCTGGGTCAGAGCACAGTGGGAGGCCATGTTCGGAGTAAAACTGCACACAAGCCTGCAAGACAAAGAGGCATAA
- the stk11ip gene encoding serine/threonine-protein kinase 11-interacting protein isoform X1 — MDVSPSGQSSLVYSLATLLRNDGDLVLDGSSTLTLQAASLQQLNRLFEQYLLSRSQQHGFLALPSHPADTTSLLHLQFLFDVLQKTISLKLINPPGVRLQSVLKIFPFKSLKCLELKRVPPHCLEGLRGVYSQLEVFSCSKSLSSLEELLSLCGGDLSSALPWLELHTLNFSYNSIVCLDQSLSLLNVLKFLDLSHNKIQECAEFLKPLSELEHLNLGYNCLQRVPTLGLSARAKLLTLILRNNELETINGVEQLSSLQHLDLAYNLLLEHSQLAPLSLLHCLNTLNLEGNPLYFQKTHRTCTVRHLSPKAVNLRLKLDGIQLSSSELSVLPKPGQMIVQPQIAPPVSLPPERSNQEVSSGAGELSDSMSVGEVGVSHIRKKKTRSKVRVRRASISEPSDTDYEPRPVSSTQAIVLPHQAEIERMSSFREQLGEDWLRFQHHLDGASPSTITTVVSTNQPNPQPQTLPNGLGTSTRPSDITEDVLEDLPRPLLSSEQRAEADSVDAEPETESTLRCPLQSTLEESTLMSQGVVGSPGPSPDSQRSARAQSGDLKEEEEEEDLGVDLCRPLVVGVLSDKEEEDNEGQGESRKKRRKRREVFLCVKLGLLLEVDMQSGQERCRLELDSLAGVETTEAAWTRGETEEMLPAVELQFDYISREKRRRSYVLLDDDPQQALQALTDVLSHVTEENRRRDSELRPSCVRLQCLRCRSEFSAQSEGSEEEQGGRGRGRGAAILPEGEEESTEYDDSSKGNANICPECGSDHVVQLAGQAAPCCSTPIRCSSRPDSEDDRLDITQSTRSANKEDYTDASISSSPILESAITTEDPTFVTAQGSSFFIKEGQSDTCSLSYNTDCQSKEDLAGSYHYSALDGTPPEVQSQPAERASPNDDLDLLSEDYEAVDHRLKLFLDVEVFEEEEEFHSFLKMSAVNFGEPWEVPSLLVVSDQRLYFLEMTSETHRGQLSDWLQKKDSHPIMELSYLEVGLGSQSIHMEFGDGGVAYTLLVRDSLRCKRFFGLLTGIVREMAHKSDSKLKSISTTRLNPQHHLWPLVCEDIQADVEDGQLQFFYILAFVLQEDIWTPLTVLATRETLYLLKEDHQWRKSSNDTEAGEQKEPSSGSFTVLETLPISCVSSINLWPSDQCRMDVKLYDETVKQEKTWCVRSESSELLQGLLAWVRAQWEAMFGVKLHTSLQDKEA, encoded by the exons ATGGATGTATCTCCCAGTGGCCAGTCCTCCCTTGTCTACAGCTTGGCCACACTCCTCCGAAATGATG GCGACTTAGTGCTGGATGGCAGCAGCACACTGACCCTGCAGGCCGCCAGCTTGCAGCAGCTGAACAGGCTGTTTGAACAGTACCTGCTGTCCAGGAGCCAGCAGCACGGCTTTCTGGCTCTGCCCTCCCACCCTGCCGACACCACCTCCCTGCTGCATCTACAATTCCTGTTCGATGTCCTGCAGAAGACCATCTCCCTCAAG CTCATCAACCCGCCCGGCGTGAGACTTCAGTCTGTGCTGAAAATCTTCCCCTTCAAGTCTCTTAAGTGTTTAGAG CTAAAGCGTGTCCCCCCGCACTGTCTAGAGGGACTTAGAGGAGTTTACTCCCAGCTGGAGGTCTTCAGCTGCTCAAAGAGTCTCAGCTCCCTGGAG GAGCTGCTCTCCCTGTGCGGCGGTGATCTCAGCTCTGCACTGCCTTGGCTGGAACTGCACACGCTCAACTTCAGCTACAACTCCATTGTCTGCCTTGACCAGTCACTA AGTTTACTGAACGTCTTGAAGTTTTTGGATTTAAGCCATAACAAGATTCAGGAGTGCGCGGAATTTCTAAAG CCCCTGAGTGAACTGGAACACTTAAATCTTGGCTATAACTGCCTGCAGAGGGTGCCAACGCTGGGCCTGAGTGCCAGAGCCAAACTGCTCACACTCATCCTCAGGAACAATGAACTAGAGACTATAAATG GAGTGGAGCAGTTGTCTTCACTCCAGCACTTAGACCTAGCCTATAATCTTCTGTTGGAGCATTCCCAGCTGGCACCTCTCTCCCTGCTGCACTGCCTCAATACA CTTAACCTGGAGGGAAACCCACTGTACTTCCAGAAAACTCACCGCACGTGTACCGTCCGTCATCTCTCCCCAAAGGCTGTCAACCTCAGG cTCAAACTTGATGGCATCCAGCTGTCCTCATCAGAGTTATCA GTTTTGCCAAAGCCAGGACAGATGATTGTCCAGCCACAGATTGCTCCCCCAGTTTCCCTACCTCCCGAACGGAGTAACCAGGAGGTGTCCAGTGGAGCTGGGGAGCTGAGTGACAGTATGTCGGTTGGGGAGGTGGGAGTCTCACACATTCGCAAGAAGAAAACCAGG agTAAAGTTAGAGTACGGCGAGCCAGCATCTCTGAGCCCAGTGATACAGATTACGAGCCCAGACCAGTGTCCTCCACACAGG CCATCGTCCTTCCCCACCAAGCAGAGATTGAACGCATGTCCAGCTTCAGAGAGCAGCTGGGTGAGGACTGGCTGCGGTTCCAGCATCATCTAGATGGAGCGTCCCCCTCTACCATCACCACAGTTGTTAGCACCAACCAGCCCAATCCTCAACCCCAAACCCTCCCCAACGGCCTCGGCACCAGCACACGTCCATCAGACATCACAGAGGACGTCCTGGAAGATCTCCCTCGACCTCTTCTCTCCTCCGAGCAAAGGGCGGAGGCTGACAGTGTGGATGCAGAACCAGAAACAGAGTCCACTCTACGGTGTCCTTTACAGTCCACCTTGGAGGAAAGCACGCTGATGAGCCAGGGAGTGGTCGGCTCTCCTGGGCCGAGTCCAGACTCCCAGAGGTCGGCTAGAGCACAGAGTGGAGActtaaaggaggaagaagaagaggaggatctGGGAG TGGACCTGTGTCGTCCCCTTGTTGTCGGCGTCTTATCCGAcaaagaagaggaagacaacGAAGGCCAGGGCGAGtcgaggaaaaagagaaggaagaggagggaggtgtTCCTGTGTGTCAAACTGGGCCTGTTGCTGGAGGTGGACATGCAGAGCGGCCAGGAGAGATGCCGACTGGAGCTGGACAGCTTGGCTGGGGTGGAGACCACAGAGGCCGCCTGGACCCGAGGG GAGACTGAAGAGATGCTTCCAGCTGTGGAGCTTCAGTTCGATTACATCAgcagggagaagaggaggagaagctaTGTGCTGCTGGATGATGACCCACAGCAGGCTCTTCAG GCTCTGACCGACGTACTGTCTCATGTGACGGAGGAAAACCGGCGGCGTGACTCCGAGCTCCGTCCCAGCTGTGTTCGCCTGCAGTGCCTCCGCTGCAGGTCAGAGTTCAGCGCTCAGAGTGAAGGAAGtgaagaggagcagggagggaggggcagAGGTAGAGGGGCTGCCATTCTGccagagggtgaggaggagtcAACTGAGTATGATGACAGCAGCAAAG GAAACGCCAACATTTGTCCAGAGTGTGGTAGTGACCATGTTGTCCAGCTGGCTGGCCAAGCAGCTCCCTGCTGCAGCACACCGATCCGCTGTTCATCAAGGCCAGACAGTGAGGACGACCGCCTTGATATAACCCAGAGCACTCGTAGTGCCAATAAG GAGGATTACACAGATGCCAGTATTAGTAGCAGTCCTATTCTGGAATCTGCCATCACTACAGAAGATCCCACCTTTGTTACGGCTCAGGGAAGCTCCTTCTTCATCAAGGAGGGTCAAAGCGATACCTGCAGTCTTTCTTACAACACAGACTGCCAAAGTAAAGAGGATCTGGCTGGGAGTTACCACTACTCCGCCCTCGATGGTACACCACCTGAAGTCCAGTCCCAACCTGCAGAAAGAGCCTCCCCGAATG ATGATTTGGACCTGCTGTCTGAGGACTACGAGGCGGTGGACCATCGCCTGAAGCTTTTCCTGGACGTGGAGGTCTtcgaagaggaagaggagtttCATTCTTTTCTTAAG ATGTCAGCTGTCAACTTTGGGGAGCCGTGGGAGGTTCCCTCTCTGTTGGTGGTGTCAGACCAGCGATTGTATTTCCTGGAGATGACCTCAGAAACCCA CAGAGGtcagctctctgattggctgcagaAGAAAGACAGCCACCCAATCATGGAACTGAGCTACCTGGAGGTGGGTCTGGGCTCTCAGAGCATCCACATGGAGTTTGGAGATGGGGGCGTGGCCTACACCCTCCTTGTGAGGGACAGTTTACGCTGCAAACGCTTCTTTGGCCTCTTGACag GAATCGTGCGTGAGATGGCTCACAAGTCAGACAGCAAGCTGAAATCCATCTCCACGACGAGACTCAACCCTCAGCACCACCTCTG GCCTCTGGTGTGCGAAGACATTCAGGCAGATGTGGAGGACGGCCAGCTGCAGTTTTTCTACATTCTGGCGTTCGTCCTGCAAG AGGACATTTGGACGCCTTTGACAGTCCTGGCAACCAGAGAAACGCTGTATCTGCTCAAAGAGGACCACCAGTGGAGGAAGAGTTCCAACGACACAGAGGCTGGTGAGCAAAAAGAGCCGAGCAGCGGGAGCTTCACCGTGTTGGAAACGCTGCCGATCAGCTGCGTGAGCTCCATCAACCTGTGGCCTTCAGATCAGTGCAGGATGGATGTCAAGCTTTATGATGAG ACTGTGAAACAGGAGAAAACTTGGTGTGTGCGCTCGGAGAGCAGCGAGCTCCTCCAGGGTCTTCTGGCCTGGGTCAGAGCACAGTGGGAGGCCATGTTCGGAGTAAAACTGCACACAAGCCTGCAAGACAAAGAGGCATAA